A genomic window from Cloacibacillus evryensis DSM 19522 includes:
- the pepT gene encoding peptidase T, translated as MKTCERLLAYAGVASASDEKSENSPSAPGIWEMARLLKNEMEEMGLTDVCLDEHCYLYASIPANIADDVPVLGFIAHMDVSSASPCENIRPRVVAYRGGDIVLNEEKNIVMREADFPVLRNYVGKSLIVTDGTTLLGADDKAGIAEIMTMAERLLADDSIKHGRIAIAFTPDEEIGRGTEHFDLKKFGADFAYTVDGGGFGEISCENFNASSARVTFTGRSVHPGTAKNVMINAQLLAMEFFAMLPAAERPENTEGREGFFLLDESGGSVESAFQKYILRDHDARKLAEREEAMREAARRINEKYGEGRAELKLTPGYRNMAEVIERHPFMVEIAKEAVRAAGGEPFIVPIRGGTDGANLSFMGLPCPNLGTASHNHHGRLEFACVEDMERVVEMLVAVNRRLYAPSAS; from the coding sequence ATGAAAACATGTGAACGGCTGCTCGCCTATGCGGGCGTGGCAAGCGCCTCCGACGAAAAAAGCGAAAATTCACCGAGCGCGCCCGGAATCTGGGAGATGGCGCGCCTTCTTAAAAATGAGATGGAGGAGATGGGGCTCACGGACGTCTGCCTTGACGAGCACTGCTATCTTTACGCCTCCATTCCCGCGAATATCGCGGACGACGTCCCAGTCCTCGGCTTTATCGCCCACATGGACGTCTCGTCCGCCTCCCCCTGCGAGAATATCAGGCCGAGAGTCGTCGCCTATCGCGGCGGCGACATCGTCCTTAACGAAGAGAAAAATATCGTTATGCGGGAGGCCGACTTCCCGGTACTGCGGAATTATGTCGGCAAAAGCCTCATCGTCACAGACGGCACGACGCTGCTCGGGGCGGACGACAAGGCCGGCATCGCCGAGATCATGACGATGGCGGAGCGGCTGCTCGCCGATGATTCGATAAAACATGGCAGGATCGCGATCGCCTTTACCCCAGACGAGGAGATCGGGCGCGGCACCGAACATTTCGATCTGAAAAAATTCGGCGCGGACTTTGCCTACACCGTCGACGGCGGCGGGTTCGGTGAAATATCCTGCGAAAACTTCAACGCCTCGTCGGCGCGGGTAACGTTCACGGGGCGCAGCGTCCACCCGGGGACCGCGAAGAACGTCATGATAAACGCGCAGCTGCTGGCGATGGAATTTTTCGCGATGCTGCCCGCGGCGGAGCGCCCCGAAAACACGGAGGGGCGCGAGGGCTTCTTCCTCCTCGACGAAAGCGGCGGCTCCGTGGAGAGCGCATTTCAGAAATATATCCTGCGGGACCACGACGCGCGGAAACTCGCGGAGCGCGAAGAGGCGATGCGTGAGGCCGCGCGCCGCATCAATGAAAAATATGGCGAAGGGCGCGCGGAGCTCAAACTGACGCCGGGCTACCGCAACATGGCCGAGGTGATCGAAAGACATCCCTTCATGGTCGAGATCGCGAAGGAGGCCGTCAGAGCGGCGGGCGGCGAGCCCTTCATCGTCCCGATACGCGGCGGCACGGACGGCGCGAACCTCTCCTTCATGGGGCTGCCCTGCCCCAATCTCGGAACGGCGAGCCACAACCATCACGGGCGGCTGGAGTTCGCATGCGTCGAAGACATGGAGAGGGTCGTTGAGATGCTGGTTGCCGTAAATCGGCGTTTATACGCGCCGTCTGCGTCATAA
- the ltrA gene encoding group II intron reverse transcriptase/maturase, translating to MLECILTRANMAEAYKRVVKNGGASGIDGMTVQAMYGHLKEHYPELIQSLYDGSYRPQAVKRVEIPKADGGKRKLGIPTVIDRMIQQAISQVLTPIFEKQFSDGSYGFRKGRSAHQAIEQARIYYEQGYKVSVDIDLAKYFDTVNHNLLIKTLREEIKDERVIRLIRKYLKSGVMENGLISSTTEGTPQGGNLSPLLSNIYLTKFDKLLESRGHKFVRYADDCNIYVKSARAAQRVMGNCVNYLEGTLKLKVNQKKSCIGSPTKLKFLGFSLYPSKGETKIRVHEQSLKRFKDKIRKLTARNQGRSIETIMLNLRKYTTGWLGYYAIAEMKSAMLQLTGWIRRRIRQIYWKQWKRIWPKYKNLRQLGIHHRDAWRWANSRLGCWHIARTWILTTSLTNKYLASQGYDDILLRYEAMRARYRTAVYRTVRTVV from the coding sequence TTGCTCGAATGTATCCTCACCAGAGCGAACATGGCAGAGGCGTACAAACGGGTAGTCAAAAACGGAGGTGCGTCAGGCATAGATGGAATGACAGTCCAAGCGATGTATGGACACCTGAAGGAGCACTATCCCGAACTTATCCAAAGCCTCTATGATGGAAGCTACAGGCCCCAGGCAGTAAAGAGAGTCGAAATCCCCAAAGCGGACGGAGGAAAGCGCAAGCTGGGAATCCCCACGGTCATAGACCGTATGATACAGCAAGCCATCTCCCAAGTGCTGACGCCAATATTCGAGAAGCAATTCTCCGACGGCAGCTATGGATTCCGCAAAGGAAGAAGCGCCCATCAGGCAATAGAACAGGCTAGGATATATTACGAACAGGGATACAAAGTATCAGTGGATATCGACCTGGCCAAATACTTTGACACGGTCAACCACAACCTGCTCATAAAGACGCTTCGGGAAGAGATAAAAGACGAGCGTGTAATAAGGCTCATCAGGAAATACCTCAAAAGCGGAGTAATGGAAAACGGGCTCATCAGCTCGACCACAGAAGGAACTCCGCAGGGAGGCAACCTATCACCACTCCTCTCCAACATCTACCTTACAAAATTTGACAAACTGCTGGAAAGCAGAGGACACAAATTTGTAAGATATGCCGACGACTGCAACATATATGTCAAAAGCGCAAGAGCCGCCCAAAGAGTAATGGGAAACTGCGTCAATTATCTTGAAGGAACGCTGAAACTCAAAGTGAACCAAAAGAAAAGTTGTATCGGAAGCCCGACAAAACTCAAATTTCTTGGTTTCTCCCTCTACCCTAGCAAAGGAGAAACGAAGATAAGGGTCCACGAACAAAGCCTGAAACGGTTCAAAGACAAAATCCGAAAACTTACCGCCAGGAATCAGGGACGCTCGATAGAGACCATCATGCTAAACCTCAGGAAATACACGACGGGATGGCTGGGCTACTATGCGATAGCCGAAATGAAAAGCGCGATGTTACAGCTGACTGGATGGATAAGACGCAGGATACGGCAAATCTACTGGAAACAGTGGAAAAGGATATGGCCGAAATACAAGAACCTCAGGCAGCTGGGGATCCATCACAGGGACGCGTGGCGATGGGCAAACAGCAGGCTCGGATGCTGGCATATAGCCAGAACGTGGATACTGACCACCTCACTGACCAACAAATACCTCGCCTCGCAGGGATATGACGATATCCTGCTGCGATATGAGGCAATGCGCGCTCGTTACCGAACCGCCGTATACCGAACGGTACGTACGGTGGTGTGA
- a CDS encoding ATP-dependent helicase, whose product MVCEMIESLNPRQREAVTYCDGPQVVLAGAGSGKTKVLTTKIAYLIEERHVRPWRILALTFTNKAAREMKSRAEAILDGNLQGLEISTFHAYGLRFLHRYSEALQKLGHPYPFVIFDRGDTKAVVKRAMAELNIDPKKLEMSAALDMISQAKTKANPVSREPKISDRWRSLYDRYQEQLRTQGALDFDDLMVLPLHILATNKEVLEHERSRLDWVLVDEYQDVNHPQYLMLRCLVDDGRKIMVVGDPDQSIYGWRGAEMAMILNFERDFKGSKMTILDQNYRSTGNILEGANGVIKNNDDRHPKDLWTAAERGRLINVRRSFKDSDEAEWIAKKIESLHDDGYAYGEMAILYRMNVLSRGMEQALLERSIPYRVIRGVAFYERAEVKDALSMLRLAVNPRDAISLARVANIPTRGLGKKSVELLGEAMAELKAGNAEELWKALLANGGGLKGKQGSGVKALASDMLAILANEENIGEAVRTIIDSNGYEKYLREEYPDDWEERVENVMEILSIVPPESDITQALTEIPLITDQDSPEGLEDSVNMLTLHAAKGLEFPVVFLIGLEEGIFPSARSVTGEGDIAEERRLCYVGMTRAREQLYISCASSRLLFGGIQRNPMSRFLGEIPKDVKEFTDDAQGGGYHADSRAHGRRWRW is encoded by the coding sequence ATGGTTTGTGAAATGATAGAATCGCTCAACCCGCGCCAGCGCGAGGCCGTTACCTATTGCGACGGGCCTCAGGTCGTGCTCGCGGGCGCGGGCAGCGGCAAGACGAAGGTGCTTACGACGAAGATCGCCTACCTTATAGAGGAGCGGCATGTCCGCCCCTGGCGCATTCTCGCGCTTACCTTTACCAATAAGGCGGCGCGTGAGATGAAGAGCCGCGCCGAGGCGATACTGGACGGCAACCTGCAGGGGCTTGAGATATCTACCTTTCACGCCTACGGGCTGCGCTTCCTGCACCGTTACTCCGAGGCGCTGCAAAAGCTCGGCCATCCCTATCCCTTCGTGATATTCGACCGCGGCGACACAAAGGCGGTCGTCAAACGGGCGATGGCGGAGCTCAACATCGATCCGAAGAAACTGGAGATGTCGGCGGCGCTCGACATGATATCGCAGGCGAAGACGAAGGCGAATCCCGTTTCGCGCGAGCCGAAGATATCCGACCGCTGGCGCTCGCTTTACGACAGATACCAGGAGCAGCTCAGAACGCAGGGGGCGCTTGACTTTGACGACCTGATGGTGCTGCCGCTGCATATCCTCGCCACCAATAAAGAGGTGCTCGAGCATGAACGCTCGCGCCTTGACTGGGTGCTGGTAGACGAGTATCAGGATGTTAACCATCCGCAGTATCTTATGCTGCGCTGTCTTGTCGACGACGGGCGCAAGATCATGGTCGTCGGCGACCCCGACCAGTCCATCTACGGCTGGCGCGGCGCGGAGATGGCGATGATCCTCAACTTTGAGCGCGATTTCAAGGGATCTAAGATGACGATCCTGGATCAGAACTACCGCTCGACGGGGAACATCCTCGAAGGCGCGAACGGCGTGATCAAGAACAATGACGACCGCCACCCGAAGGACCTCTGGACCGCCGCTGAGCGCGGGCGGCTGATAAACGTGCGGCGGAGCTTTAAAGACTCCGACGAGGCGGAATGGATCGCGAAAAAGATCGAATCGCTTCATGACGACGGCTACGCCTACGGTGAAATGGCGATCCTCTACCGAATGAACGTCCTTAGCCGCGGTATGGAACAGGCGCTGCTGGAACGTTCGATACCGTACCGCGTCATCCGCGGCGTCGCTTTCTATGAGCGCGCCGAGGTGAAGGACGCCCTCTCGATGCTGCGCCTCGCCGTCAACCCGCGCGACGCCATCTCGCTCGCGCGCGTCGCCAACATCCCGACGCGCGGCCTCGGCAAAAAAAGCGTCGAGCTGCTCGGCGAGGCGATGGCGGAGCTGAAAGCCGGCAATGCCGAAGAGCTGTGGAAAGCCCTCCTCGCGAACGGCGGCGGACTCAAAGGCAAACAGGGGAGCGGCGTGAAGGCGCTCGCCTCGGATATGCTCGCGATCCTCGCTAACGAGGAAAATATCGGCGAGGCCGTGCGCACGATCATCGATTCAAACGGGTATGAAAAATACCTGCGGGAGGAATATCCCGACGATTGGGAGGAGCGCGTGGAGAACGTGATGGAAATACTCTCCATCGTCCCGCCGGAGAGCGATATCACGCAGGCGCTGACAGAGATACCGCTGATCACCGACCAGGATTCCCCGGAGGGGTTGGAAGACTCCGTCAATATGCTGACGCTGCACGCGGCGAAAGGGCTCGAATTTCCCGTAGTCTTCCTCATCGGGCTTGAAGAGGGAATATTCCCGAGCGCCCGCTCCGTCACCGGCGAAGGCGACATCGCCGAGGAACGGCGTCTCTGCTATGTGGGAATGACGCGCGCGCGGGAACAGCTTTACATCAGCTGCGCCTCGAGCCGCCTGCTCTTCGGCGGCATTCAGCGCAACCCGATGTCGCGCTTTCTCGGCGAGATACCGAAGGATGTCAAAGAATTTACAGACGACGCGCAGGGAGGCGGTTATCATGCCGACAGTAGGGCTCACGGGCGACGTTGGCGCTGGTAA
- a CDS encoding dephospho-CoA kinase: MPTVGLTGDVGAGKSTLCKEWAAMGAHIIDADSVARALWDDPGIRREAEKRWGAGFFDAPHKELWAKIAAKIFADEEEYRFASRLIHKKTMETIKEMAAGADGWVVAEIPLLYEGGHERWLDCVVYAAAPFEKRVERNAKRRWNAEEVSRRENRLLPSGEKMARADFVLVNDGTEEEWRQKARGLWLKLVEGGVK; encoded by the coding sequence ATGCCGACAGTAGGGCTCACGGGCGACGTTGGCGCTGGTAAGAGCACGCTCTGCAAAGAGTGGGCCGCCATGGGCGCGCATATCATAGACGCGGACAGCGTCGCGCGCGCTCTCTGGGACGATCCCGGCATACGCCGCGAGGCGGAAAAACGCTGGGGCGCGGGCTTCTTCGACGCGCCGCATAAAGAGCTGTGGGCGAAGATCGCCGCGAAGATATTCGCCGACGAAGAGGAATACCGTTTCGCCTCGCGGCTGATACACAAAAAAACGATGGAAACGATCAAGGAAATGGCGGCCGGCGCCGACGGCTGGGTCGTGGCGGAGATACCGCTGCTCTATGAGGGCGGCCACGAAAGATGGCTCGATTGCGTGGTCTACGCCGCTGCGCCCTTTGAAAAGCGCGTGGAACGCAACGCGAAGCGCCGCTGGAACGCCGAAGAGGTCTCGCGCCGCGAGAACAGGCTTTTGCCGAGCGGGGAGAAGATGGCAAGAGCCGATTTTGTGCTGGTAAACGACGGCACAGAGGAAGAGTGGCGGCAAAAGGCGCGCGGCCTCTGGCTGAAGCTTGTGGAAGGAGGAGTAAAATGA
- the thiW gene encoding energy coupling factor transporter S component ThiW — MQNEERKKMFKKAVLAGAFAAAGVVLSVVSIPMGPTKCFPFQHTINVLAGILLGPWWAVGAAFTTSVIRNMMGTGSLFAFPGSMFGALFVGLAARALPERYKLCAACAEPVGTGIVGAWVGAKILGPILGKGIGFLFFSSSFLMSSVPGAVIGALLVYCLQKRMALTRTFGAMI, encoded by the coding sequence ATGCAGAACGAAGAAAGAAAAAAGATGTTTAAAAAGGCGGTCCTCGCCGGGGCCTTCGCCGCGGCGGGCGTAGTGCTCTCGGTGGTCTCGATACCGATGGGGCCGACAAAGTGTTTCCCCTTCCAGCACACGATAAACGTGCTCGCGGGAATACTGCTAGGCCCCTGGTGGGCGGTCGGCGCGGCCTTCACGACCAGCGTCATCAGGAACATGATGGGGACGGGCAGCCTCTTCGCCTTCCCCGGCAGCATGTTCGGCGCGCTCTTCGTCGGACTCGCGGCCAGAGCCCTGCCTGAAAGATACAAGCTGTGCGCCGCCTGCGCGGAACCGGTCGGAACAGGCATCGTCGGAGCCTGGGTCGGAGCGAAGATACTAGGCCCCATCCTCGGCAAGGGCATCGGCTTCCTCTTCTTCTCAAGCTCCTTCCTCATGAGCTCCGTGCCGGGCGCGGTGATCGGAGCGCTGCTCGTCTATTGCCTGCAAAAGCGGATGGCGCTGACAAGGACCTTCGGCGCGATGATCTGA
- the hpf gene encoding ribosome hibernation-promoting factor, HPF/YfiA family, whose amino-acid sequence MEVRFVTRNVELPGDIKDYMEKKLFKIEKFFDRILDTQVALNYKRGMNVVEITSNVNGVVMRGEDYAPDLRKAFDKALKNIERQVKKHKSYLTDKARMKVQDISFDIDPELIPAPAIERDEPVREIVKRKKFSVDVMTPIEATMQMDLLGHSFFLFKNDETGAINVVYRREEGGYGLLEPK is encoded by the coding sequence ATGGAGGTACGTTTTGTCACGCGCAATGTTGAACTCCCCGGAGACATTAAGGATTATATGGAGAAGAAGCTTTTCAAGATCGAAAAGTTCTTTGACCGTATCCTGGACACTCAGGTCGCGCTCAACTACAAGAGAGGGATGAATGTGGTTGAGATCACCTCAAATGTGAATGGAGTCGTGATGCGCGGAGAGGATTACGCCCCTGACCTTCGCAAAGCCTTTGACAAGGCGCTCAAGAACATTGAACGTCAAGTGAAAAAACATAAGAGCTACCTCACAGATAAGGCCCGCATGAAGGTACAGGATATTTCCTTTGACATAGACCCAGAGCTTATCCCCGCTCCGGCGATCGAGAGAGACGAGCCTGTGCGCGAGATCGTAAAAAGAAAGAAATTCTCGGTGGACGTCATGACGCCGATCGAGGCTACGATGCAGATGGATCTGCTCGGTCACTCGTTCTTCCTCTTCAAGAACGACGAGACCGGCGCGATCAATGTCGTTTACCGCAGGGAAGAGGGCGGCTACGGGCTGCTTGAACCCAAATAA
- the metA gene encoding homoserine O-acetyltransferase MetA — MPIKIPDGLPAAQTLNGENIFVMHEIRAAKQDIRPLQVALLNLMPTKIATETQFARLLGNTPLQVELTLLQTATYEAKNTSREHLLSFYETFEDVKNRKFDGLVITGAPVELLEFSEVEYWDELCAIMEWSKSHVYSTMHICWGAQAALCYHYGVKKYPLEKKLFGVFEHSVDYKNSMLFRGFDDIFMAPHSRHTTVRRSEIEAVPELQILASSKEAGVYTIKTEKGKQFFVMGHTEYDADTLEREYLRDKNAGLPIEVPKNYYPNDDDSLPPRVSWRSSANLLFINWLNYFVYQNTPFELEAIGTTREDEWLKG, encoded by the coding sequence ATGCCGATTAAAATACCAGACGGCCTGCCGGCGGCCCAGACACTGAACGGCGAGAACATATTCGTCATGCATGAGATCCGTGCCGCAAAACAGGACATACGTCCGCTGCAGGTGGCGCTTTTGAACCTCATGCCGACAAAGATCGCTACAGAGACACAGTTCGCCCGCCTTCTCGGCAATACGCCGCTTCAGGTGGAGCTGACGCTCCTCCAGACTGCGACCTACGAGGCAAAAAACACCAGCCGCGAACATCTGCTTTCGTTCTATGAAACATTTGAGGATGTGAAGAATAGAAAGTTCGACGGCCTCGTGATAACTGGCGCACCGGTGGAACTGCTTGAATTTTCCGAAGTGGAATACTGGGACGAGCTTTGCGCGATAATGGAATGGAGCAAAAGCCACGTCTACAGCACGATGCATATATGCTGGGGCGCTCAGGCGGCGCTTTGCTACCATTACGGCGTGAAAAAATACCCGCTTGAAAAAAAGCTCTTCGGAGTTTTTGAACACAGCGTCGATTACAAAAATTCCATGCTTTTCCGCGGTTTTGACGACATCTTCATGGCTCCCCACTCGCGCCACACGACGGTCAGGCGAAGCGAGATAGAGGCCGTCCCCGAGCTACAGATACTTGCCTCCTCAAAGGAAGCCGGCGTCTACACGATAAAGACTGAAAAGGGGAAACAGTTCTTCGTCATGGGACACACGGAATACGACGCGGATACTCTTGAAAGGGAATACCTGCGCGACAAAAACGCCGGCCTGCCGATAGAAGTCCCTAAAAATTACTATCCCAACGATGACGACAGCCTTCCGCCGCGCGTCTCATGGAGAAGCAGCGCAAACCTGCTCTTCATTAACTGGCTCAACTATTTCGTCTACCAGAACACACCATTTGAACTGGAGGCGATCGGCACCACTAGAGAAGACGAGTGGCTGAAGGGCTAA
- a CDS encoding O-acetylhomoserine aminocarboxypropyltransferase/cysteine synthase family protein, with protein MQNQKKLDTLCVQAGYTPGNGEPRVLPICQSTTYKFTSADELGELFDLKTEGHMYSRISNPTVAAVEAKIAALEGGSGALCTSSGQAATLLSVLNIASAGHNIISASAVYGGTINLFAVTLRKLGIEVRFVSQNMTDEEISSLFDENTRLVFGETIANPALEVFDIERFAKLAHAHRVPLIVDNTFATPLLCRPFEFGADVVTHSTSKYMDGHATVVGGVIVDGGKFDWAAAGRYPELCAPDESYHGVVYTESFGAAAYITKARVQLMRDLGVTPQPMAAFILNLGLETLALRIAKHSANALIIAKRLESEPHVAWVNYPGLASSDQHERAKKYLPNGQSGVISFGVKGGRAAAMKFLDSLKLAAIVVHVADARTSALHPASTTHRQLDDGQLAACGIGPELVRFSVGIENPEDIWDDLVQALKKTEGATGNAD; from the coding sequence TTGCAGAATCAGAAAAAACTTGACACACTTTGCGTACAGGCCGGCTATACTCCCGGGAACGGAGAACCTCGCGTGCTTCCGATCTGCCAGAGCACGACCTACAAATTCACCTCCGCGGACGAGCTGGGCGAATTATTCGACCTCAAGACCGAAGGACATATGTACTCACGCATATCAAACCCCACTGTGGCCGCCGTCGAAGCAAAGATAGCCGCTCTCGAGGGCGGCTCCGGAGCCCTGTGCACCTCCTCCGGACAGGCGGCGACGCTTCTTTCCGTGCTCAACATCGCCTCGGCGGGACATAACATCATAAGCGCCTCCGCGGTCTACGGCGGAACGATAAATTTATTTGCCGTGACGCTCCGGAAACTTGGCATCGAGGTCCGCTTCGTCAGCCAGAATATGACGGACGAGGAAATATCCTCCCTCTTTGACGAAAATACCCGCCTCGTCTTCGGTGAAACGATCGCGAATCCGGCGCTTGAGGTCTTTGACATCGAACGCTTCGCGAAACTGGCCCACGCGCACAGGGTCCCGCTCATCGTGGACAACACCTTCGCGACGCCGCTGCTCTGCCGCCCGTTTGAATTCGGCGCGGACGTCGTGACGCACTCCACGTCAAAATATATGGATGGGCACGCCACCGTCGTGGGCGGCGTCATAGTTGACGGCGGGAAGTTTGACTGGGCCGCGGCCGGCAGGTATCCCGAACTCTGCGCACCGGACGAGTCATACCACGGCGTAGTCTACACGGAGAGTTTCGGCGCGGCGGCCTATATCACAAAGGCGCGCGTCCAGCTGATGCGCGACCTTGGCGTCACCCCGCAGCCGATGGCCGCCTTCATCCTCAACCTCGGCCTCGAGACGCTGGCCCTCCGCATCGCGAAACACAGCGCAAACGCGCTCATCATAGCGAAGCGCCTTGAAAGCGAACCGCACGTCGCGTGGGTCAATTATCCGGGGCTCGCTTCGTCAGACCAGCACGAACGCGCGAAAAAATATCTGCCCAACGGACAGAGCGGCGTCATCTCTTTCGGAGTGAAGGGCGGACGCGCCGCCGCGATGAAATTCCTCGACTCGCTGAAACTCGCCGCCATCGTCGTCCACGTCGCCGACGCGCGCACCTCCGCGCTTCACCCGGCGAGCACCACGCACCGCCAGCTCGACGACGGGCAGCTCGCCGCGTGCGGCATCGGCCCGGAGCTCGTGCGCTTTTCCGTCGGCATAGAAAACCCGGAGGACATTTGGGACGACCTGGTGCAGGCGCTGAAAAAGACAGAGGGAGCGACCGGCAATGCCGATTAA
- a CDS encoding pyridoxal phosphate-dependent aminotransferase: protein MKFSKKILNIKPSATLSISGRAKTMKAEGKPVLSFSAGEPDYDSPKSACEAAVAAIERGESHYTLNPGIAELRQEVCNYYKRRFGLDYTPAEVIIAPGAKPLLYEALQALVDEGDEVILFAPAWVSYVEQIHMAGGVEKVVDTIGTDLLPTRENLLAAIGPKTVGLILNSPSNPTGAIYPEETMKMIAEVAKEKDLWIIFDEIYERFAYAPAKHVNILNAAPGIRDRVLIINGVSKAYAMTGWRIGYALGPKEIIAKMNTLQTHLTSNACSIAQWAACGAVKEADADVDAMRDEFAKRRRVIVDLIRDMPYVKVKEPDGAFYVFVDIRECPIPDDMEFCEKLLNEKFVAAVPGTAFFAPGFLRLSYACSMEQIKEGMARMKEFLESL from the coding sequence GTGAAGTTTTCCAAGAAAATATTGAATATCAAACCTTCCGCAACTCTCAGCATCTCCGGCAGAGCCAAGACGATGAAGGCCGAGGGCAAACCGGTCCTATCTTTCAGCGCGGGCGAGCCCGACTACGACTCACCGAAGTCGGCATGCGAGGCGGCCGTCGCCGCCATCGAACGCGGCGAGTCGCACTACACGCTCAACCCGGGCATCGCGGAGCTGCGCCAAGAGGTCTGCAATTATTACAAGAGGCGCTTCGGTCTGGATTACACACCCGCCGAGGTCATCATCGCCCCCGGGGCGAAACCCCTTCTGTACGAGGCGCTGCAGGCTCTAGTAGACGAGGGAGACGAAGTGATACTCTTCGCTCCGGCGTGGGTCAGCTATGTCGAACAGATACACATGGCCGGCGGCGTTGAAAAGGTCGTCGATACGATAGGGACAGACCTCCTTCCCACAAGAGAGAACCTCCTCGCGGCGATCGGGCCGAAGACGGTGGGGCTGATCCTCAACTCCCCCTCCAACCCGACGGGGGCCATCTATCCCGAAGAGACGATGAAGATGATCGCCGAGGTCGCGAAAGAAAAGGACCTCTGGATCATCTTCGACGAGATATACGAGCGATTCGCCTACGCGCCGGCAAAACATGTCAATATCCTCAACGCCGCTCCCGGGATCAGGGACCGCGTGCTGATAATAAACGGCGTCAGCAAAGCCTACGCGATGACAGGCTGGCGCATCGGCTACGCGCTCGGCCCCAAAGAGATCATCGCGAAGATGAACACGCTCCAGACGCACCTCACCTCCAACGCCTGCTCGATCGCGCAGTGGGCGGCCTGCGGGGCCGTCAAGGAGGCCGACGCCGACGTCGACGCGATGCGCGACGAGTTCGCGAAGCGCCGCCGCGTCATTGTGGACCTCATCCGCGATATGCCCTACGTCAAGGTCAAGGAGCCGGACGGCGCTTTCTACGTCTTTGTGGACATCCGCGAATGCCCGATCCCCGACGACATGGAGTTCTGTGAAAAGCTGCTCAACGAGAAGTTTGTCGCGGCGGTCCCCGGCACGGCCTTCTTCGCCCCCGGCTTCCTGCGCCTATCTTATGCCTGCTCAATGGAACAGATAAAAGAGGGTATGGCGAGGATGAAGGAATTCCTCGAAAGCCTATAG